The following nucleotide sequence is from Callithrix jacchus isolate 240 chromosome 12, calJac240_pri, whole genome shotgun sequence.
TTCCCACTGCTGTAATGAGCCCAGTTATGCAACAACATCAGCCCAGCCCTTCTGAGGAGAGCCACCACAGATGGCTCAGAGATGCTGGTTCCTCTCACCAGGCTATTCTTTATTGCTTTGGCCTTTCTGCAAAACAGTAATCTGATGGGTTTTCAAGGCTAACATAGTCTGTTCATTGTATCATGTCCATTTCCTTAGTCCTTTTGACCCCTTTTCCCACTGCCTGGCATAGCAATTCTAGTGTTTCCTCTTAACTGAAGTGAGGGCTGTCACTTTCTCCAAGTGTCTAAGAGGCATTCTAGTAAAGTGTCAACACCTTCTCCCAGGGTTCTTGCAAGGATTAAAATCTGTATCCCAAGAGAGTACATTCACATTGCTAAACACTCCCTTAGCCAATTTTGTGTTCTATTTCCATCCCTGGATCAAGAACTTTTAGAGTTAAGTCTTATAGACACCCTCTCACCTTTTAAGGTCCACGTTAGCTAAGTTCTGCAGAACTTTCAGAGTATTTTACCTTTCCTCCTGAGCAAGCCTAACACTTCCCTGTTGGTTTACACTAACTTAACTTTGATATTTATCTGCTGtctaggaaggaagggaggtgggGGCAGATCTTGTGGTAGGGGCCTCTTTAAGGTAGGGGCCTCTTAATTCTCTTCAACAAAAagacattagttttttttttgttttttggttgttgggttatttttgagatagagtcttgctctgtcacccagcctggagtgcagtgatgtaatctctgctcattgcaaacttcacctcccaggttcaagtgattctcatatttcagcctcctgagtaggataacaggtgctcgccaccacgaccagctaatttttgtatttttagtagagcagagattcactatgtttgccaggctgtcttaaactcctgacctcaagtgatccacccacctcggcctcccaaagtgctgggattacaagcatgagccaccacacctggccagcattaGTCCTTGAAGCATAGGACTCTTGTATAGATGCAGAGATTCAAAGGAATCTGAGGGTTTAAAACCTGAATATATCAGCCCAAATGTCTCCATCTCTCAGGGTCCCATTTTTCCCCAGTAAGGACTCTGAGCTTGCATAACAGACTGGGCTAAGTTGACAATTTAACATTCTTGGAACTCTgagagatatgtatatataattctttttttttttttttttgagatggagtcaagctctattgcccaggctggagtgcagtgatgtgatcttggctcactgcaacctctgcctcccaggttcaagccattctcctgcttcagcttcctgattagctaggattacagatgctcaccaccatgcctagctaatttttgtattttcagtagagacggggtttcaccatgttggtcaggctggtctcgaactcctgacctcaggtgatcaacctgcctcagcctaccaaagtgttgggattacaggcgtaagccaccactcccaaccaTCTGCTGTCCTCATAAGTCCTGGGCCTGGTCCTCAGCTTTTCAATCCTACTACAGAAGAGAGTTTCTTAATATGCTGCCAAGGAGGCCTACTGGTTTTCACATTTAGCCTTTAATTAATCATCCTTAGCCTTTCATGGtctttttcaaaaacattaattAAGTCCAGCAGTAGCCAACCAATACCATTGCCTTTATATTTGCTACTTGCCAGCATTTCTCAGATGCCTAGTATATCACATCCTGGTGCACTCCCTTCCACTGGTATATCATCCTTGTTCATCCTCAGTGAAAGTTTTAACAATTGCATTGCTATCTTGTGCCTCTGGTCGTCTACAGACAAGGATGGAGTCCTCATCGCCAGCCAGCAGCAGGCAATCTAGCTCCAAAATCCCATCTTAGCCTTCATTTCCTATCCCTCCCAGCACAACCTGTCACAAGTTGTTTTCTCCAAGAAGCAAATTCTGTGATGGAAACTAGCAGAAAATTTCTAAGGGAACACTCTCAGGATAGACATCTGTGAGGGGAATGGAAGGAAGTAAAACTGAGTAAAGAAGAAATTGAGTTACAAAGTAGTCCCAGCAAAACCTGAGGTGACCCTGTGGGAAGTTTTGAATCTGTATGACCCGTCTGAGTTCAGGTCTTGTTATGCCCACATCAGCCAGTCACAGGATGCAGGCTGCCCTACAAAGCAGCATGACCGTGGGAAAGGTGACTCTCTCCAGCGGAGGCTAATTTGAGTAAGTCCTCAGTTCTTAAGTAGGGATCTGAACAGTGCAGAACAGAGCCCATGATGGTGATGCTGGGGGGCTTTTCAGAACTAAGGGGAACAGAGATGGAACTATCTTTCAGGCGAGGAAGTGCTTTGAGACATATAACCCTCTTGCTAAGGCATAATTGCTTTCTTCATCTGCTAGTTAGTAAGATTTGATTCTGATTACAAATGTGTGTTTACTGTAGAATAAGTTTAAAGTTGTTTTGTTGATAAGACTTCCAGAGAAACGTCTGGCCAAAAGTAACTGTTTCCTGTGTTTAGAACAAGAGACCGAGACAGCTTATCCTTCGGTTATATCTCTGGTTTAATATAGTaacatctgaaaatacacagatatccaggaaaaaaagataaagcagtATGAGGTATTGAGAGCACAGCTGTGCTTTAATTTGGGAGTTAGTTTTGGGTGTTACATAACAGCAATCATACTTGTAGTTAAACATGTCCACCAGCTCtgcaaacacattcaaaagtaaTAGTATAGTATACTTCACACTGTAAAATATGTCAAACACCCCCACTGTACAAATTCACCATGTTTCATtatggtttttaatttgtttttatcagaAAAGGGCACATCTATAATTCACAATCCAAGTCAGATTCTTAAGTATGAAATACTGCCTGATAATTTGCTTCTCaaactatttaaatataatttattttttaatgccatTTTATGGCCATGGAAATCTAATTTCATGGTGATGTTGGTTGAATATGATACCAAAAAATGCAGGTATTTTCAAGAACGATGAGAAAGATAACAGCATTAAGGCATAATCCTTTAAGAATTCATGAGAAAAAAAGGATGATAAAACTTAAGCTTCTTTTacagatgttttaaaatgtctataaaaTTTTTTGTCCCAAGATTAACCATTTAATGGCAATCATTAACCATGGTACACAAAATATGCTGAATACCCTGCCTGGTGTCAAGGTGGGAAAATTCTCTTTTATATTGTAAAATCCTCTTCTGATCCAGGTTGACCCAAGTCCTGGCCATCTGAGGGCAGATTCCTGTCAAGAGACATAAGGTTGTTATGGAAAGCATCACGTTCATCTGCTAGTTGGTACTCCTGTTCCATTTCAGTTAGGAAGTCATTCCCGGATCCTGATCCAGAGCcggagccagagccagagcctgaTCCAGAATAGTCCTCAGAAAGCGGGAAGATACGATTCAAGTCCTGGAATCTTGTCTTTCTGAAGtatgaaagaaaaatgggaaaaaacagTAAAGTTTGATATGTGGGAAGGATAATtataataggtttttttttttctttttcttttttgaaacggagttttgctcttgttacccaggctggagtgcaacggcgcgatctcggctcaccgcaacctcctcctcctgggttcaggcaattctcctgcctcagcctcccgagtagctgggattacaggcacacgccaccgtgcccagctaattttttgtatttttttagtagagatggggtttcaccatgttgaccaggatggtctcaatctcttgacctcgtgatccacctgcctcggcctcccaaagtgctgggattacaggcttgagccaccgcgcccggccaatagtTTTTTTTAAGGTAAGGAAATAAATACAGCCATTCAGTTGCTCAAATTAAGAGAGTTAAAAGCTTCCCAAttattcaatgtttttttttttttttttttaaaaaccaggtcAAATGTTCCTATGTGTTTGCCTATACTTATTGCATCTGTCAACTCCACATCTACCTATTGTAGACTTGCATAAACAGTGTTAACTTTTCGCTAgcatataaattgtatatttgaaatttacttaagaaatcattttttaaaagaagacctcttggcccagcatggtggtgcacacctataatcccagctactcagaaggctgaggtgagagaattgcttgacccaggagatggaggttgcagggagccaagatcgaaccgttgcactccagcctgggcaacagagcaagagtgtcTCAGAAAAAGACCTTTTTCTCTCTAAAGAAAGGACAAaccgctgggtgcggtggctcacgcctgtaatcccagcacttcaggaggccgaggtgggaggactgcttgagtttaggagtacATGAccgtccagcctgggaaacatacagAGACCCCtgtttgtacaaaaaaaaaattttttttagttagaGAAAAGTCCACTTACGGAAAAGGGTCAGTCCTCAGATGGGGGATCTTGTTCGATTCGCTTGGAAGTAGGTCGAACATCGGTCCTTTCTCTTCAATGCAGTTTGCAGAATTACTGTCGGGACTGCAGCGCACCCACTGGTACCTGGCTCTCTGCACAGGGTAACCTGCACAACAAGGAACCCACATTGTTACTAAGTATCTACTACACAGCTTCTAATCACTCTGTCctaagaagtttttatttttttatttttcgagacagcgtctcactctgctgcccaagctggagtgcagtgctgtgatcatagctcagtgtaaccttgaattcctgggctcaagtcatcctcctaccccagccagctgggactacaggtgcaccaccacacccagctaattttttttttgtagcaatggagtctcactatgtgcccaggctggtctcaaacgcctgggctcaagcaattctcctgccttggcttcccaaagtgttgagattacatgcatgagctactgcacccagcctgccctAAGAAGGTTTTAACTAAATAGATTCTGCATTTGGTAAAAGGCAAAATGGAGACAGATTTTATGCCCATTCATATAACAGCAGCACCCACTATGTGCCAACCTTTTATATAAATTGTCCTTCTCCAGAAAGTAGAAGAATAGGTTTGGAATCAGCTACCTGGAGTGAAGCCCTATCTCTGCTGACCAGTTACGAAACGTTAACTTTTGTGAACCCTCACTGTAACGGGAAGAATAGTGCCATAAGCCtatcacaaaaattaaatgagaaaatgcacatAAGGAATTtaacacagtgccaggcacacagtaaaCGCTAGATAATATTAACTGTTGTGACTTTTGTACTACTATCTCAATTTTTACACAAAAGGAAATTGCAGCCACACAGGCACTAAGTCGAGAATTCAGGATTCCAACCCACATCTGGCCCCAAAGTCCACATCTTTTTGTAGGGATGAATCAAATCAGGTTCCAAAAGGGGAAGGAACACACTGTGTAGTACTCATGGTATTACAGAATTCTAGTTCTTGTGTTTTAAGACCATATAGTATCCTTAGGAATGAAAAGTAGATAACAAATGGTCCTGTGTCTTTGCACTCAGATTTCAAAAGAACAAGTCCCCTTTATTCACAGAGGGTCAGGCAGCTTGGACTATCTGAGTCTCAgctttttctgaatttcatttctATGGAAAAGACTCCAAATCTGATGTCATGAGGTTATAtaggagatttattttttattttattttatttttttttttttgagacagagttttgctttcttgcccaggctggagcacagtggctcaatctcagctcatggcaacctccgccttctgggttcaagcaattctcctgcctcagccttccgagtatctgggattacaggctctcgccaccatacccagctaattttttgtatttttagtagagatggggtttcaccatgttgcccaggctggtctcgaactcctgagctcaggcaatccagccgccttggtctctgaaagtgctaggattacaggcgagagccaccacgcccagcctatacaGGAGGTTCTTTATTAgctaatgaaataaaatcttCCTTCTTCAATTTAGCAAGGACAAAGGCCTAGTGGTGAGAAATACGTCACCACCCTTCAAAAGGTTAATCTCCTCCCCACTCCAAGTATATACTTATTATAACAAGTGCAACTAATAATTACCTAGCAAGAAAGAGCATGTCTAGAGTTTTTGAAAGGCAGGAAGGGTGGTTTTAAAGCTCAgcacaaaataatagaaaacactCAGATAAATTACAAGAAATCCACTCATAAGAGAATCGTAACCAAATGGTAAAAAAGtacttcttttttctgagatggagttttgctcttgttgcccagactggagtgcagtggtgtgatttcagctcactgcaacctccacctcctgggtccaagtgattctcctgcctcagcctcctgtgtagctgggattacaggtgcccaccatcacacccagctaatttttgtatttttagtagagacagggtttcaccatgttggccaggcttgtctcgaactcctgacctcagatgatccacccacctcggcttcccaaagtgctgggattacaggtgtgagccaccatacctggccaaaagTACTTTTTATGGAAAACACAATGTGGCATTGTAGAAAAACCTATACTTAAAAACAAGTTGGGGGGGGGTagggcaataattttttttaaataaaataaaagtaaaaattagcctgggtgtagtggctcatgtctgtaatcccagcacttcggcagaccaaggtgggaggatcacttaagcccaggagatcaagaccaggctgggcaacatagagagattcccatttctacagaaaaaaaaaaaaaaaaagatttaaaaaaattttagctggatgtggtagcacacacctgtagtcccagctactcaggaggctgagacaggaggattccttgagcccaggaagtcacagtgagccaagattgcaccactgcactccagcctgggtgacagagttaaactgtctcagaagaaaaaaattaatttacaaaattaaaaataaataaggctggacatagtggcttatgcctgtaatcccagcactttgggaggctgaggcgggcagatcacaaggtcaagagatggagaccatcctggccaacatggtgaaaccttgtctctacttaaaatagaaaaattagctgggcatggtggcgggtgcctgcagttccagctagttgggaagctgaagcaggagaatcacttggttgcagtgatccgagattgcaccaaggcactccagcctggtgacagagcaagactccatctcaaaataatagtaataaaataaataaataaataaaatgagtgagAAAATCAGAATACCACTTTGTGTGCATAATAGTTTCAACTATATAAACCgatattgggggaaaaaggaaggaaatacacaaaaataactaTGGCGGTAGAgcctttggtgattttttttctcattttgttttctaaatggcTGTAATAAACAATATTCctctgaaaatataaacattaaaagtcTAGTAAATGTTCTCctgctggattttcttttttttctttggaactatatattattttatcataatGTTTCCTGTGATTCCTGAGTATAGCTGACAACGTCTGGTCTGGGAGAGCTGGTTGTCCAAAGTGAGTTAAG
It contains:
- the SRGN gene encoding serglycin isoform X2, producing MQSARPGSCPHPGSGILSSRKTRFQDLNRIFPLSEDYSGSGSGSGSGSGSGSGNDFLTEMEQEYQLADERDAFHNNLMSLDRNLPSDGQDLGQPGSEEDFTI
- the SRGN gene encoding serglycin isoform X1: MMQKLFKCSRLVLALALILVLESSVQGYPVQRARYQWVRCSPDSNSANCIEEKGPMFDLLPSESNKIPHLRTDPFPKTRFQDLNRIFPLSEDYSGSGSGSGSGSGSGSGNDFLTEMEQEYQLADERDAFHNNLMSLDRNLPSDGQDLGQPGSEEDFTI